In Danio aesculapii chromosome 17, fDanAes4.1, whole genome shotgun sequence, the sequence tgaaatacactATTATcgaattatcttttatttttctcACACAAATGAAACACCAAATTATCATTGCTGGTGTTAACTTTTATCACTGTTGTATTGACCAAACGAGCATTTTCTGTTCCACCAATTACATTAGTAAGCATCATGAAACACACACATTAGCCGGAGGAATCAACGCATATAAAAGCTTGAACCCACCTGGACTGCTTCTTTGTGAGACACAGAGAGAGCATTAGCAGTTTTCTCCACTACAGATTGAGTCTTGAAGGCTCCGTTTGGGAAACTCTCTGTGCAGATCTGCCGAACAGCATCTTTAGACGGAGCCTGAATCAAAGTAAAAGGTGGCAGAATACGCGACAGTTCAGTCTAGCCAAATGAAACAGCCGTTTACAAAACAGTAAATTAAATTACACTACCTTTAACAGCAGTTGCAAAGCAGTGAACTGCTCTTCTGTAATGAAAGCCATGTTTGATACTGAGACCGTCACGTGAATTCACGATTTGGTCTGGTGTCAAAATAAAAGACCCAAAGCGGAAACGTCATCTAAAGACGGTAATACGGCGACTTCGGGCCTTGATTTAGCTTTGGGTGTGTGTGTAGATCTTAAGGAACAGCTTCTTTATTAggccatatttaaaaataaaacacaacccATGTATTCAACAAATCTTGTAAAATTCAGATTTTAGTCAGCCATCAAAATAGACAGGGCCAGATTTACTATTCTTTGTAAGGCATTTAGCGAAACTGAAAAACATTGAGGGACAGAACACGAttagaaaacattttataaacatggCAAATGAAATGCAATCtaacagttattattataaacattagtCAATGAGTTTAGGACAACTGCTTAAACTCAtacacaaaaacatttatattagaaCGGAGCCACTAGCACTTAACCCGTGTTCAAACCAATTATGTCATTGGAAGTGAACTTATAGATTCTCAGTTCTAAAACACAAACCACCCACTCAAGACCAtagtttttataaacatttattttgacaaGCTGCAGGAACAGCTCAAACAAGAACACCATATTTCTTCAGAACGTCAGTATATACTGCGATCTTGCTCTCAACGTTCTTTTCAGCCTGCTTGGTCAGCTTCATCTCAACTTTCTTCTTGGAATAGCGCAGCTTGGCCTTTTCCTTTCTCTTCTCCTCCAGTGTGGCGGTGATGGCCTGGTACTTCCAGCCAACTTCATGGGCCAATCGTCCAAGCAGGGCAAACTAGTGAAAGACAGGGAAAATTACAATGGGGAACAAGCAGCACTAACACAAGTATTAGACAAGTCTACATTGGTTCAAGCTTTCTGGACTTTATAAAACTAAAATGGCTCAAATCTGTGGCTTTTTGTCTCAGCTGGTAGTGCATGAAGTGGACTCATGGTCGTTAAACTCATACTTACTGTGGAAAAACATCACTGACAAAAAGCAGACTTCAGATCATATTTAACACTTAGGTTAAGACATTAAGGGGAGGGCTGAGCACTCACCTTGCGTGTGGGTTTCAGACGCACAATCTTGAGAGCAGCTGGGACTACCATGCGCTTTCTCTGTGGAACACAATCAGAGATCAGAAACCAAGAGAAAGACCTATTTCTGACTTCTAGATGTGGAGATGTCTCAGTTTATTTTGTGTTCTCAGTTTACACTCAAACAAGGCAGTTAAGTGGCATCATTGACAGTATTAACCTGTGAAATTGTTAAAGACCAAAAGAAATCTACCTTGTCGTAAGGTGGAGGGATGCCATCAAACACCTTCAGCCTGTCCAGAGCAGCCTGACCCCTCTTGGTTTTGTGTGGAAGCATAcctgataaagagagagagagagaaaaaaaatcatcagcTACTCATCCATTGTAAAGCTATAACTGAACAGAATCAGTGACATTCAAACTCAGTAGTCAGATCCGTAGATGGGTATCAGCAAACTGGACTCAGATTCGGGATAAAGGAGTTCATCATTGTTTGAAACGTAGCCAATGCTTGCTTCTACAACAGAAAGATAGATCTCACCTCTTACAGTCCTCCAGAAGATTCTGCTGGGGGCTCTGAAGTGATATGGTCCACGGGAAGGGTTGGTGTTCATTCTCTTGCGGAGGAAAGCCAAGTACTTCACTGCACAAACACAACATCCCATTTAGTTTCAACTTAAACAGTACTTAACTGACTACAAATGATCCAAGACTCAAACTCAGTAGTCAGATCCGTAGATTGGTATCATCAAACTAGGCTCAGATTCGGGATAAAGGAGTTCATCATGGTTTGAAATGCTGCAATTCAGTATCACATGTCAAAGTGCTTTAGGGCATGTTCACATTCAGCAGTTTTGGTCCAATTAAAAGTGAATAGTCATTTGAGCATGTGTATACTCACAAAAAAGACAGATTAACCAGTCCACTTACAAAAACTTTAGACTGAAATATACAATCCAAACCAAAAGACATGGTGTGATTAAACTGGACCATAAAAAGGACAGAAAGCTTGATCACCTGATACTATTAAACAAGCTACCTTGCTGCACATAGTCACTTGTGCACAACCAGAAAATCTTTATGCAGTTTTGCTACATTTACATTCTATAACATCTTTATAAGTTCAACACAATTAAACATGTgaagtaaaaaacactttaaacttAACTATATTAGGCCAGTCACTTGGGGCAGAAGGGGGGACTAACTAGAATAATGTGAGATTAAGTTAAGCAGGGCAAGTATATCTTTTTCAGTCTGGACCAAAACAACAAGTGAACACACCCCAAAACACTTACAGATGGTCACTTACGTTTGTTGCGGTAAAAGTTTCCAGAGATGTTGATACCCTCACACCTCACTACCACAATTTTGTGGCCTGCAAATACAGATTGATTAGTTAGATAACCAAAAACTTTGGTAAAAAAACCTTTGTAACTTATCTGCCTTAATGTAAACTCACCCAACAGCACTTGCTTGGCCACAATAGCGGAAAGACGACCGAGTAGATGGCCTCGGCCATCAATGATCAGAACCTGgtaataaataaaaccaattgTTTAGATAATCAGGCTACCTTATTCAGGTTTAAGAATTTCAACTATTTAGCTTTTTGTCTCAGATGGTAGTGCACGTAAAGTATTCTCATGGTCGTTAAACTCGAATACTTAACTGTGGTTGCGAGCTCGTCATCGACAAAAAGCATTTGACGTTAGccacaaatttattattattattagcatattaTGACGCCACCAACAAACTTTTAATAATGTTGGTAATATCGCACAACAGAGCAATGCGTGCTATGGACCGGACACCAGTGCAGGACTTAAGCCCATCTGCGCCGCTGGTCGAGAAAGGCCTACAAACGGTGAACACGCAAAATTGTATCCTAAAACACAAGCAGTTGATTTGTAGAGTACCTGGGCATGGGCATCAACGCTACTCCGGATTTTACATCACCACGAGTGTTACGATCACTAACAGGCCTGCGACATCCAGCCTGACATCATGCGTGATCTCACACACACTTTTCTTTCCCAAAAATATAGTTCTACGGTTTTGGGTATTATCCAAATTACGCAAAAAAGCGGTAGTTGACATCAACTACATATAACCCACAAAATACTACATTCGCTCCGTGAGGAAACGCCAGATATTTGAATGTAAATTGTGCCCCTCGAACGCACCTTATTGAATCGGTCCGCCATGATGTGGGAAAAGAAAGACACGCGGGGCCGCCTGGCGTAAAAGACAGGGGCGAGGGCGGAGCTTACACGTCATCGGAAATGACGTTAGGATTCACTGTTCTTCAGAGGGCGTTTGTAATGCTTGTTATTTATGTCTACTGCCATCAGCTGGAGCTCTAATGAGCTACAAGGCCTTTAAAATATTCCAATTTAATAATATCGTGTCTCGAACATTttctaaaacagtgtttctcagtCTGATCCTGAGATCCAGCATTACTGCATATTTTAACAGTTctcatatttatacattattgGGTGATAAACTTGTCTGGTCAGATGACAcatctaaaataaatgttgtcGGACACCTCAAAGAAAAGTGCTGAGAATTAATAATTTGACTGAAAGTTACagttaaacagatacatttagcTCTTAAACCAATAGTTAACTTTATTCACCAAACGTATTGATACCAAGACACACTTTTACATTCGAGACAATTCCTTGTTTATTGTCAAAAGAGGAAAAATGCACTGAGTTCATACACAATGTATTGTTTCAGTCATATAACCATATCTGTATTATAACATGCGTTTATAATTGAGATCACAGAGTTTACTGTTTACTAAATAAAGCAATTACAAATATTCAGCAGTTTCACAATCCATGTGTTGCATTATCTGTCTTAATGCCTCAGTCATCATGTTTGAGTTTTTTGATTTTGCTCTCGTGGCGGGTGATCTCATGCTGTAATCTCTCGATTTCCTTCTTGTGATGGTCAATCTCTTCCTGGTGGTGTCTTCTTAGAGCAGACAGCTGTTCTTGCTCTTTTCTCCTGTGAAGGCGATACAATGAGAGAATAAGTCATGAAGTAACGGTTTAGGTTGCTTTATACTgttcaattaattattttcaataataCTCAGCTAATGGCCAGTAGATATCAAGTATGAGCAATTACATAATTATCAAAATAAGCTCAAGCAAAACCACTCACTTGAAGTACATCTCCTCTTCAGCGGCCTGTTTCTTGCCGAACGCACCTCCTGCCTGCCTCACGGCACCTCCACCACCACCTCCTTTACCAGCACCTTTCCCCAGTTCACCTAACTTTATCAGAGAaagaggagagagaaagagagagagagagttgcacAAGACAAAACAATTTATTACTCTACAACAGGTAATTGGTGACTGATAGGCTGACAAGCACAGTGTATATATaggaaatatatatgtgtatatacaacatatatatatatatatatatatatatatatatatatatatatatatatatatatatatatatatatacatcctgTAATAGCAAGTTTTGCTGATGAAGCACAAAGATTGTAGAACTTTCCTGAATGTAAACAAAGGGTCACAACACAAGGGCACCCTGAAATCTATTTATTGGGTTAAAACGGTTCGGTGTTGACATATTTTGATAGCGTAGTATTTAAAACGTAAAACTAACATATGATAACATTAAGACAAAGTAAAAGTTGACGGAGTACTTGAGAGCAGATTGCGAGTGACACTGCGTGTTACATAGCACTAGAATTACAGTCAAATCATTTTTGTCTTTAGCAGGCTACAGAAAGTCTTTGGG encodes:
- the rpl13a gene encoding 60S ribosomal protein L13a, giving the protein VSSALAPVFYARRPRVSFFSHIMADRFNKVLIIDGRGHLLGRLSAIVAKQVLLGHKIVVVRCEGINISGNFYRNKLKYLAFLRKRMNTNPSRGPYHFRAPSRIFWRTVRGMLPHKTKRGQAALDRLKVFDGIPPPYDKRKRMVVPAALKIVRLKPTRKFALLGRLAHEVGWKYQAITATLEEKRKEKAKLRYSKKKVEMKLTKQAEKNVESKIAVYTDVLKKYGVLV
- the atp5if1b gene encoding ATPase inhibitor B, mitochondrial; the protein is MARFLNSNIRKFLTTQIRMSSDQLGELGKGAGKGGGGGGAVRQAGGAFGKKQAAEEEMYFKRKEQEQLSALRRHHQEEIDHHKKEIERLQHEITRHESKIKKLKHDD